GTGGCCGAGGACAACGTGGAGCTGCCCCGCCTCTACTACGCATGGCACTCACCGGCCAGGTACACTCCGGGTGAAGCTGAGCTTGACCTTTTTGCCGACATGCTCGGCTCCGGAAAAACATCGCGGCTGTACAAAGCGCTGGTATATGAACAGCAGATAGCTCAGGATGTATCGGTTTATCAAATTTCTAATGAGCTGGGGGGCCTGTTTTGTATTGAAGTTACCGCCAGGAAAGGTCATACGCAGGAGTAGCTGGAAAAGGCGGTCGATTCTGAACTGTGGAAGGTCCTGACCGATGGGATCACGAAGGCCGAATTGGCCCAGGCCCGGATAAACAATGAAGCGAAAAATGTACGCAATTTCCAGTCATTAGAAACTATTGCAACACGTCTTAATGATTATAATGTTTACCTGGGAGACCCCGGCAAGCTGGTCTGGGATATGGAGCGTTACGCTAAAGCCACGGTCGAGGATGTCCAGGGGTATGCGAGGAAGTATATCGATCTGAACAAGCGGGCGATATTGTATATAACGCCCCAGGGAACGCTGACGGCAGGTAACACCATGGTTGACCGCACGAAAGAGCCGTCGGCCATGGCCGAACCGGTGTTTACCCCTCCGAAAATTCAACGGGCGACAATGGCGAATGGTATTGAGATTATTCTGGTGGAAGATCACCGTTTGCCCCTGGTGCAACTCAACCTTGTCATAAAAAGCGGTTTTGCGGCTGACCCAACTGATAGATTTGGCACTGCCAGGCTGACAGCCGAAATGCTGGCAAATGGTACAAAGTCCCGCACTGCTTTGGAAATATCCGATGGAGCCTTGCGCCTTGGGGCGCAATTGGATATTGGCAGTGACTTTGACGGCTCAACGGTCAGTCTGAACGTGCTCAGGCAAAATCTCGACCCGGCATTGGATTTGATGGCCGATATCGTTTTAAATCCGACCTTTCCCGAAAAGGAACTCGAACGGCAGCGCCAGATATACCTCGGCCGTATCCTGCAGGAGTCAAAAGAGCCGATTTCCACTGCTAACAAGACATTTATGTGGATTCTCTATGGTAGCGGCCATCCATACAGCCAGCCCGGTTCGGGAACGGAATCGTCTATGAAAGCTATTACCCGAATTGACCTATTAAATTTTTATAAGGCAAACTATTTGCCAGGCAATGCGGCTGCGGTTATCGCCGGGGATATTACCCTTCCGGAAGCCAGGCATAAGATAGAAAAAGCATTCAGGAAATGGGAACAGGGAACGGTAACCGCCCATGAGGTTCGGACACCACCAGCACCTGCCTCAACCAAGATTTATCTGATTGATAAACCGGGTGCGGTACAATCGGTAATATATATCGGTAACCTGGCAATGCAGCGCAGTAATCCCGATTATGTTACTTTTCGGGTTAGTAACGGTGCCTTTGGCTACAGAATCAATCTTAATCTTCGCCAGGACAAGGGGTATATCTATGGCTTTGGCACCCGTCTCTTGAACACCAAAGGTGTAGGACCATATATTTTTAATGCTCCGGTGGATATGCAGTATACCAAAGAGTCTCTTACCGAAATGGTCAAGGAGATGCGAGACCTACAAGGTTCGCGTCCGCTGACCGATGTTGAACTTGCCGATAGAAAGAACCGTCTCATCAAAAGTTTTCCCCAACAGTTTCAGGACTACTCCGGCATTGCCGGACAGCTCAGCGATCTGATAAAGTTCGATCTTCCTCTCGATGAGTGGAATACATACACAAAGCGGGTAAGCGCTGTCACCGGCGCCATGGCAAACAAAGCGGCGAAAGATTATCTACATCCCGATGCTCTGGTGATCGTCATCGTGGGCGACCGGGAAAAGATCGAGAAAGGCATCAGAACACTGAACCTGGGCGAGATCGTGCATATGGATGCAGTGAAATAATGATATTCGGGTATGCCATTAGATAAGGTTCGAGATCGTATATATAGATGCCGAAACAAGTTCGGCATGACACGTGTCATCCTGAACTCGTTTCAGGATCTAAATGACCTCCACCATGAAAAGGCTGCTTTAGCCATCATAGTGATTCTCCTTCAGTCTGTGTTCGAGAATATCCAGCCAGCGACGGTATGCCTCACGGTATAAGGGGACAAGTTCTTTTTTTGGCTCGATGATTCGAGTGGTCTTGAGACCGGAAAAAGCCTCACTGAAATTCTTATAGAATCCCACTCCTATTCCGGCGCCCCGCGCCGCGCCCTGGGAACCGTCGGTGTTATACAGCTCCACAGTCGCCTCGGTCGTCGCGGCAAACGCCTCCTGGAAAAGCTCGGATAAGAACATGTTGGTATGGCCTGCACGGACAGTGGTTACCCGAACGCCCATTTCGCGGGCAATTCCAAGGCCGTAGTTGAGAGCGAACACGATGCCTTCCTGCGCCGCCCGGAGGAAGTGACGGCGATTGTGGGTATTGAACTTCAGCCCGTGGAAGGAGGCGCCGATATCACGGTTTCCCAGGGTGCGTTCCGCTCCGTTTCCATAGGGAAGAACGACCAGACCCTCCGCTCCCACCGGCGCTTTGAGAGCAAGCTCGTTCATTTGTTCGTAGGTCATCACAGCCTGGCCAGGTTTCATGATGGTTTTCCGGATCCACCGGTTGAGGATGCCGGTTCCATTGATGCAGAGGAGAACGCCGTAACGGGGATTTTCTTTCGTATGGTTGACATGGACGAACGTATTGACCCTCGATTCAGGGTCGAATCCGGCCTGGTCGGTGACGCCGTAAACCACCCCCGAGGTTCCGGCTGTGGCGGCGACTTCACCGGGGTTTAAAACATTGAGGGAAAGCGCATTGTTCGGCTGATCCCCCGCCCGGTAGGAAACCGGAGTACCGGTTTTGAGTCCGAGTTCATCCGCCGCCTTTCCGGTCAATGCTCCTTGAATGGAAAAAGTCGGAACCACTTCCGGTATCAGCTCAGGTGAAATACCGTAATAGTCCAGAACGATCTTCGCTGCATCCTGACGTTTGTAATCCCATAGTATTGCTTCCGATAGGCCGGATGGCGTCGTTTTAATCTCGCTGGTCATCTTCATGGCGATGAATTCCCCCGGAAGCATGGCCTTATGAATCCGACCGTATATCTCCGGTTCGTTCTCCATCACCCATTTCAGTTTTGAGGCGGTAAAATTACCCGGCGAATTGAGCAGGCAGTTAAGACAATGTTCATGGCCGATTTCTGCAAATGCCCTATCCCCTATTTCCACTGCGCGGCTGTCGCACCAGATGATCGACGGGCGAAGGACATTCTGGTTTTTATCGACAATTACCAGCCCATGCATCTGGTAGGATATGCCGACAGCTCCGATATCGCCGGGATCGATACCGGAATCACGGAGAATATAAGCGGTTGCGTTTTTGACATGCTCCCACCAGATATGCGGATGCTGTTCAGCCCATCCAGGCCGGCTTGCGATGATTTCCATCTCGACTTCCGGCGATGTTTTCGCAGCCAGGGCAATCCCCTTTTCTGCATCCAGCACAGTCGCTTTGATCGAGGAGCTGCCTACATCAAAACCCAGCAGATACATTGTTTTCCTCCCGCTCTCGCAGCATGTTTTAATAAATCCCTGTGAGCTGGTAAAAGGCGATAATAATAAATACCAGCGCTGTTTTCATGAATGTAATCGCTCCGATATCCAGATATGATTCCTTATGGGTAAGACCGCATACCGCCAAAAGCGTAATAACCGCTCCGTTGTGCGGCAGCGTATCGAAGCCTCCCGATGCCATCGAAGCCACCCGGTGAAGTATTTCCGGGGACATTCCGATGGAATTTGCCCATGAAAGCCAGTCTTTGGACATGAGATCGAGAGCGATGGATAAACCTCCTGAAGCTGAACCGGTAATGCCTGCAAGAGTGGTAATCGACACCGCTTCGGATACAAGGGGTGTTCCTCCGATTTTTATTCCGATAAGAAAATGAGAGATCGATTTAAAACCGTCCAAAGCTGCGATAACATTCCCGTATCCGACCTCGGATGCTGTATTCATAATCGCCAGAAGCGATCCGGCGACACCGGCGGTTAATGTCTTTTGCAGACCTCCCCTTTTCGGGATATTTTTAAATCCGATTATTCCTGCGCTCATTATTCCGATGGAAAGCGCGATAATGAGAGACCATATTCCGACCACACGGTTGACATCGGAGACCATGAGCGGTAGTTTCATCCCCCCCAATGCTTCAAGACCGGAGCTATCCCATACGAATACTCTTGAAAAATAAAGATTGATACATAGAACGCAGAATAATGGTATAAGTCCGATATACCATTTGGGTAATATCGCTTCCTGCCCGGATGGAGGTTCGTTTAAAGTATGGCTTCCGTAACCTTCACCTTTTTCCTGAGCTATTTTCCGCCGCCAATCCAAATACCATATCCCCGATAGAAAAATTAATGTTCCTCCCAGTAATCCTGCAATCGGAGCAGCGTAGCTGGTAGTTCCATAAAAGCTGGTGGGAATTATGTTTTGTATCTGCGGTGTCCCCGGAAAAGCATCCATGGTGAAAGTAAACGAGCCGAGAGCAATAGTTCCCGGAATCAGGCGTTTGGGAATATCGGCTTCTTTAAATAATTCTGCTGCAAAGGGATATACAGCAAATACCACTACAAACAGACTCACCCCTCCATAGGTCAATACCGCACAGGACAGCACGATAGCCCAAACGGCCCGTTTCTTTCCAAGCCTCTTCATTATCGCTGATGATATCGATTTGGCCAGCAGGGTTTCTTCCATCACTTTTCCAAAGACTGCGCCCAATAAAAATATCGGGAAAAAAGTTTTTATATATACAACAGCTTTGCCCATGAAAAGCTCTGTATAGGAAGGCATTACCGGCAAACCCTGAAATGCAGCCGCAAGCAATGCAAAAACAGGCGCAAAAAAAATAACCGAAAAACCCTTATACGCCATATACATCAAAAGAACCAGACTCAAAAGAATTCCGGCTATCTCCATATTTCCTCTTTTAAAATGTTTGTTAAAATCTTACATTAGCTTGCAGACTGATCACTGTAAGCGGAAACAGGTCTTTTCCAACATGCATGGTAATAATAATGCTATTCCATCACATTTACAAATCCTTCCAGTTCAGTATTTTTAATCATGAAAACGCGCAAATATCATTAAAGGTTGACTAATTCGTTTTTTCTTAGTAAAATCAGTGTATATGATACCTGATTCGCCATGCATTCATCTGAAACCCGTTTGTAAGGAGGATTTTCATGTTCCGATCTTTCCGCTGCTGCATCGCTCTTGCATCACTATTAGTTCTCGCGCTTTGCGGCTCTGCTTTAGCGGCTGCACCCAGTGCTTCAGCAGCAAAAACCACCCTGGCAAAAGATAAAGATGCTCGCGCCGCCATGAAAAAAGCAACTCTTTTCATGGTGAACACGGTATCGAATCACGGGGGATTTTTATCCCAGTACACCGTAGATCTTTCCGAACAGTGGGGCGAGATTCCCGCCAGAAAAACACAAATCATAGTGCAGGAACCTGGTACACCTGGTGTCGGTGAAATGTTCCTGAATGCATATCTGGCCACCGGCGATCCGGATTACCTGAACTATTCCAAACAGGCGGCCAACGCGCTCATCTGGGGGCAGTATCCCGCGGGTGGCTGGCATTACCTGATCGATTTCGATATGCCGGGCATCAGGAAATGGTACGATGATGTCGCTTCGAAATGCTTTGGCTGGGAGGAATACTACCACTACTATGGCAACTGCACTTTCGATGACGATGTAACTGCCGGCGCAACACGCTTTCTCCTGCATCTGTATATGGCCACTCTGGATCCCGCCTACCGGACGCCGCTTCTTAAGGCGATGGATTTTATTCTTGCCTCCCAGTATCCCAACGGCGCCTGGCCGCAGCGTTACCCGCTGAGCTTCGAGTATCCTCATGACGGCCACGGTGATTATACGTCTTACTATACCTATAATGATGAAGTGATAGAGGGGAACATACTGCTTCTCCTCGAAGCCTATGACAAACTAGGCAACGAAGAATACCAGAAGGCCGCACTCCGAGGGATGGATTTCGTGATCATATCCCAGCTTCCCGCTCCCCAGGCCGGATGGGGCCAGCAGTACGATCTGAACATGAATTCGGCGGCTTCACGGTCGTACGAGCCTGCATCAGTAATGCCCGGCCAGACAATGAGCTGCATCCGCAGTCTGGAGAATTACTACAAGATCACCGGCAACCGGAAATACCTCCGTGGAATTCCCGATGCGCTTGCATGGCTGGAGTCATCGGTCATCAACACCGATCCCGCGAAAAGATACACCCATGCCACATTCTACGAACTGGGAACCAACAAGGCGCTCTTCGCCCACCGTGACGGCACCAGTATGGAGAACGGGCACTACTGGGTCGATTATACATTCGGCGAATTGAAACACTACGGTTCTATTTCGACTGTGAATACTCCGGCGATAAGGAAAGAATATGAACGGGTGAACGCTCTCACTCCCGAACAGGCCATGGCGGAACACAAACGGCAGAAAGAGGCCGGACGACCCGCCCCCGCTGTTTCACCGGAAACGGTTGACGGTCTCATTGCTTCGATGGATGCCAGAGGCGCATGGATAACCGATATTCGTATTTCGAACTACCAGGATACCATAAACGGGGCGGTGCGTGTTACCAAGGGCATCAGCACGGGAGTATATGTCCGTAACATGCAGACCCTTATTAACTTTGTGTTGAGCCAGAAGAAGTAATCAAAAAGATCTTTCCGAAACTGGCAAAAAGTATAATAAAGATTCTAAATCTTCCGAAAACCTCACCCGGCCTTCAGCCACCCTCTCCTAATTAGGAGAGGGTCGTGGTGAGGTAAAACTTAGAACGTAATATTCAATACTTTTGTCGTGTTGTCGTAACTACTGGCGAATTTCCTAAAGGACGCCGGG
This region of Candidatus Latescibacter sp. genomic DNA includes:
- a CDS encoding insulinase family protein, translated to VAEDNVELPRLYYAWHSPARYTPGEAELDLFADMLGSGKTSRLYKALVYEQQIAQDVSVYQISNELGGLFCIEVTARKGHTQE
- a CDS encoding pitrilysin family protein; translated protein: MAQARINNEAKNVRNFQSLETIATRLNDYNVYLGDPGKLVWDMERYAKATVEDVQGYARKYIDLNKRAILYITPQGTLTAGNTMVDRTKEPSAMAEPVFTPPKIQRATMANGIEIILVEDHRLPLVQLNLVIKSGFAADPTDRFGTARLTAEMLANGTKSRTALEISDGALRLGAQLDIGSDFDGSTVSLNVLRQNLDPALDLMADIVLNPTFPEKELERQRQIYLGRILQESKEPISTANKTFMWILYGSGHPYSQPGSGTESSMKAITRIDLLNFYKANYLPGNAAAVIAGDITLPEARHKIEKAFRKWEQGTVTAHEVRTPPAPASTKIYLIDKPGAVQSVIYIGNLAMQRSNPDYVTFRVSNGAFGYRINLNLRQDKGYIYGFGTRLLNTKGVGPYIFNAPVDMQYTKESLTEMVKEMRDLQGSRPLTDVELADRKNRLIKSFPQQFQDYSGIAGQLSDLIKFDLPLDEWNTYTKRVSAVTGAMANKAAKDYLHPDALVIVIVGDREKIEKGIRTLNLGEIVHMDAVK
- a CDS encoding FGGY family carbohydrate kinase; protein product: MYLLGFDVGSSSIKATVLDAEKGIALAAKTSPEVEMEIIASRPGWAEQHPHIWWEHVKNATAYILRDSGIDPGDIGAVGISYQMHGLVIVDKNQNVLRPSIIWCDSRAVEIGDRAFAEIGHEHCLNCLLNSPGNFTASKLKWVMENEPEIYGRIHKAMLPGEFIAMKMTSEIKTTPSGLSEAILWDYKRQDAAKIVLDYYGISPELIPEVVPTFSIQGALTGKAADELGLKTGTPVSYRAGDQPNNALSLNVLNPGEVAATAGTSGVVYGVTDQAGFDPESRVNTFVHVNHTKENPRYGVLLCINGTGILNRWIRKTIMKPGQAVMTYEQMNELALKAPVGAEGLVVLPYGNGAERTLGNRDIGASFHGLKFNTHNRRHFLRAAQEGIVFALNYGLGIAREMGVRVTTVRAGHTNMFLSELFQEAFAATTEATVELYNTDGSQGAARGAGIGVGFYKNFSEAFSGLKTTRIIEPKKELVPLYREAYRRWLDILEHRLKENHYDG
- a CDS encoding GntP family permease, which gives rise to MEIAGILLSLVLLMYMAYKGFSVIFFAPVFALLAAAFQGLPVMPSYTELFMGKAVVYIKTFFPIFLLGAVFGKVMEETLLAKSISSAIMKRLGKKRAVWAIVLSCAVLTYGGVSLFVVVFAVYPFAAELFKEADIPKRLIPGTIALGSFTFTMDAFPGTPQIQNIIPTSFYGTTSYAAPIAGLLGGTLIFLSGIWYLDWRRKIAQEKGEGYGSHTLNEPPSGQEAILPKWYIGLIPLFCVLCINLYFSRVFVWDSSGLEALGGMKLPLMVSDVNRVVGIWSLIIALSIGIMSAGIIGFKNIPKRGGLQKTLTAGVAGSLLAIMNTASEVGYGNVIAALDGFKSISHFLIGIKIGGTPLVSEAVSITTLAGITGSASGGLSIALDLMSKDWLSWANSIGMSPEILHRVASMASGGFDTLPHNGAVITLLAVCGLTHKESYLDIGAITFMKTALVFIIIAFYQLTGIY
- a CDS encoding pectate lyase, translating into MFRSFRCCIALASLLVLALCGSALAAAPSASAAKTTLAKDKDARAAMKKATLFMVNTVSNHGGFLSQYTVDLSEQWGEIPARKTQIIVQEPGTPGVGEMFLNAYLATGDPDYLNYSKQAANALIWGQYPAGGWHYLIDFDMPGIRKWYDDVASKCFGWEEYYHYYGNCTFDDDVTAGATRFLLHLYMATLDPAYRTPLLKAMDFILASQYPNGAWPQRYPLSFEYPHDGHGDYTSYYTYNDEVIEGNILLLLEAYDKLGNEEYQKAALRGMDFVIISQLPAPQAGWGQQYDLNMNSAASRSYEPASVMPGQTMSCIRSLENYYKITGNRKYLRGIPDALAWLESSVINTDPAKRYTHATFYELGTNKALFAHRDGTSMENGHYWVDYTFGELKHYGSISTVNTPAIRKEYERVNALTPEQAMAEHKRQKEAGRPAPAVSPETVDGLIASMDARGAWITDIRISNYQDTINGAVRVTKGISTGVYVRNMQTLINFVLSQKK